In Lacrimispora indolis DSM 755, a genomic segment contains:
- a CDS encoding ATP-binding cassette domain-containing protein, whose protein sequence is MPEELYRIQDLCLRKDNTMLLDHLTMYQYKGEIIGLMGLHDSGKTLLSLILSGQELPDSGRFYYEESPVSHQELASHVALVQKHSSLIPSLSVAENVFIIRRHKKNAFLMHRKLILHEAQNYMREMKLAIPPQEQIGHLTRSEQCLVEIMKAYILGARLIILDDIPLTFFQDPQFTRMYQYLKTKNVSFLITSCDIYQLQIFSDRIYFMDDHRMVKWIYNEKRNTIDISKLYSRPLAYTGSSSHASRVVAMKADGLCYGSLKDICFELHEGGIVAIFDLFRNASSQLLAFLSHPRDLTSGSICVYGKPVRGENCSSFVFAGFDLEDCIFETLSTRDNICIGSYRKLAGPLGILKHARMQYVEQTFLKEYEGEGFVPRSSCRNLPKKEKLAMYLYRFEFLRKKIIFCIYPEKYVDYDTLYMLKKSLQRIARRGNAVCIITCDFEKVYPLAERHLILSLNSIQEYSG, encoded by the coding sequence ATGCCTGAGGAACTGTACCGGATACAGGATTTATGTTTGCGCAAAGACAATACCATGCTTTTAGACCATCTGACTATGTATCAGTATAAGGGAGAAATCATTGGACTCATGGGACTTCATGACTCCGGAAAAACCCTTCTTTCCCTTATCCTGTCCGGTCAGGAGTTACCGGACAGCGGCAGATTCTACTATGAGGAGTCCCCGGTTTCCCATCAGGAACTGGCATCCCACGTTGCCTTGGTACAAAAGCACAGTTCCCTGATCCCCTCTCTTTCAGTGGCGGAAAATGTGTTCATCATCCGGCGGCATAAGAAGAATGCCTTTCTCATGCACCGAAAGCTTATCCTCCATGAGGCGCAGAATTACATGAGGGAAATGAAGCTTGCAATTCCTCCCCAGGAACAGATTGGCCATCTTACAAGGTCAGAGCAATGTCTGGTGGAGATAATGAAGGCTTACATACTTGGAGCCAGGCTGATCATCCTGGATGACATTCCTCTGACCTTTTTTCAGGACCCGCAATTCACAAGGATGTACCAGTATCTGAAAACAAAAAATGTTTCCTTTCTTATAACATCCTGTGACATATACCAGCTTCAGATCTTCTCAGACCGCATTTACTTTATGGACGACCACCGCATGGTGAAGTGGATATACAATGAAAAAAGGAATACCATTGATATTTCAAAGCTGTACAGCCGTCCCCTGGCTTACACAGGGTCTTCTTCCCACGCCTCCCGGGTCGTGGCAATGAAAGCGGATGGGCTCTGTTACGGTTCATTGAAGGACATATGCTTTGAACTTCATGAGGGCGGGATCGTTGCCATCTTTGACTTATTCCGGAACGCCTCATCCCAACTGCTGGCCTTCCTATCCCATCCCCGGGATCTGACATCCGGCTCCATCTGCGTATATGGGAAACCAGTCAGAGGGGAGAATTGCTCTTCCTTTGTATTTGCCGGATTTGATTTAGAGGACTGCATCTTCGAAACACTGTCCACCAGAGATAATATATGCATTGGCAGCTACAGGAAGCTGGCCGGTCCCCTGGGCATCTTAAAACACGCCAGAATGCAATATGTGGAACAGACTTTCCTAAAAGAATATGAAGGAGAGGGGTTTGTACCCCGCTCCTCCTGCAGGAACCTGCCTAAAAAGGAAAAACTGGCCATGTACTTATACCGGTTTGAGTTTCTGCGAAAGAAAATCATCTTCTGCATTTATCCGGAAAAATATGTTGATTATGATACCTTATATATGCTGAAGAAATCCCTGCAGCGCATCGCCAGAAGAGGGAACGCCGTGTGCATCATTACATGTGATTTTGAAAAAGTATATCCCCTGGCAGAGCGCCATCTGATCCTGTCGTTGAATTCTATACAGGAGTATTCAGGCTGA
- a CDS encoding sensor histidine kinase: MKLLTEKKLQKLLEEHSQKAVRDNARYYENEILKKQTELLTLQNQINPHFLYNALECIRAQAVLSDMREIADITYALSNFFRYSISTKSDFATLNDEINVISNYMKIQQYRFRDRFCLNVDLPDAWNSIMDAVIPKLTLQPIVENSIVHAFTESADQGVITIEVIPSKKHINIRISDNGKGIDPNSLKMLNRSLDQEYYVPPNYGKRSTGIALWNVNRRLKLVFGDDYGLHVSSTPALGTDVELHIPYISVNSDDFSQNGGNTYA, translated from the coding sequence ATGAAGCTCTTAACAGAAAAGAAATTACAAAAGCTCTTAGAGGAACACAGCCAGAAGGCCGTCCGGGATAATGCGCGTTACTATGAAAATGAAATCTTAAAGAAACAGACCGAACTCCTGACCCTGCAAAATCAGATAAACCCGCATTTTCTGTATAATGCCCTGGAATGCATCCGCGCCCAGGCCGTACTAAGCGATATGAGGGAGATAGCGGATATTACCTATGCCCTGTCTAACTTCTTCCGCTACAGCATCAGCACGAAAAGCGACTTTGCCACTTTGAACGATGAAATAAATGTAATCAGCAATTATATGAAGATCCAGCAATACCGCTTCCGTGACAGGTTCTGTCTGAACGTGGATCTGCCGGATGCCTGGAACAGCATTATGGATGCAGTGATTCCAAAGCTAACCTTGCAGCCCATTGTGGAAAACAGCATTGTACATGCCTTTACGGAATCCGCAGACCAAGGGGTCATCACCATAGAAGTTATTCCTTCCAAAAAGCATATTAATATCCGCATATCTGATAACGGAAAAGGGATAGATCCCAATTCCCTTAAGATGCTGAACCGTTCCCTGGATCAGGAGTACTATGTCCCACCAAATTACGGCAAAAGGAGCACCGGCATTGCTCTGTGGAACGTAAACCGGCGGCTGAAGCTGGTCTTCGGAGACGATTACGGGCTCCATGTTTCCAGCACACCTGCCCTGGGAACTGATGTGGAGCTTCACATCCCCTATATCTCCGTGAATTCTGATGACTTTTCTCAAAACGGAGGAAATACCTATGCCTGA
- a CDS encoding response regulator transcription factor codes for MISERMKVLIADDEFLICELIKKMILWDELQLEFAGCAHNGQELFGQIQEIRPAIVITDISMPVMDGIELIRQTRYLNIPCRFIIVSGYKQFEYAHNALKYSVDDYILKPINENELNQALKKIMEELNSHQSQAAGEVMPAIHTEHPGRSFFLKRIIWEIQDPAVPLEQVIGEYGIDFKPGLFCILCLKLDFVNQSADNLDNIGSLNKKLISMFHEEFEGFCFQVLSCMEGTAIYLGINYPRQEAVSFSDHLKEFYQKACNLLDLFAGLKITVGVGDSYDKISSFGQSNKDAMDAAYYRILSGCGQILYWKKLPPVPYLTEVEKGLYLQQFKKAIESVNITDFMATLNQLFFRPKNLFPLFDIIDMLGEICRVLVRMDLSLDQEELPLDYLSGQIHYAIENALSLDSLKAAVSEPVSYIFENIHKAVQAQNTRPIRMVLKYIEEHYKDPIRLEDAALLVTLNPAYLSNIFKKETGENFVDYLNSYRIGQARELLKGSNLSINEIAYSTGFQDARYFSKLFKKYVGITPKDYRKIYS; via the coding sequence GTGATAAGTGAAAGAATGAAGGTGCTCATAGCTGACGATGAATTCCTGATCTGCGAGCTGATCAAAAAGATGATCCTATGGGATGAGCTGCAGCTGGAATTTGCCGGCTGCGCCCACAACGGTCAGGAGCTGTTTGGGCAGATTCAGGAAATACGCCCTGCCATCGTGATTACGGACATCAGCATGCCTGTTATGGACGGCATTGAGCTGATCCGCCAGACACGATATTTAAATATTCCCTGCCGCTTCATCATTGTAAGCGGCTATAAACAGTTTGAATACGCCCACAACGCCTTGAAATATTCGGTTGATGACTATATTTTAAAACCCATCAATGAAAACGAACTGAACCAGGCCCTTAAGAAAATCATGGAAGAATTGAATAGCCATCAGTCCCAGGCTGCAGGCGAGGTTATGCCTGCCATCCACACAGAGCATCCCGGCAGATCCTTTTTCCTAAAGCGTATTATATGGGAAATCCAGGACCCTGCTGTCCCTCTGGAGCAGGTCATCGGTGAATATGGCATAGACTTTAAACCAGGACTGTTCTGTATCCTCTGCCTCAAGCTGGACTTTGTCAACCAGAGTGCGGATAATCTGGACAATATCGGTTCTTTAAACAAAAAGCTGATCTCCATGTTCCACGAGGAATTTGAAGGCTTCTGTTTCCAGGTTCTTTCCTGTATGGAAGGCACCGCGATCTATCTCGGCATCAATTATCCCCGGCAGGAGGCCGTATCCTTTTCTGACCATCTTAAGGAATTTTACCAGAAGGCCTGTAATCTCCTGGACTTATTTGCCGGACTTAAGATAACTGTGGGTGTCGGGGATTCCTATGATAAGATCTCTTCCTTCGGACAGTCCAATAAGGACGCAATGGATGCTGCCTATTACCGCATACTGTCGGGCTGCGGCCAGATCCTGTACTGGAAGAAGCTGCCTCCGGTTCCATATCTTACAGAAGTGGAAAAAGGTTTATATTTACAGCAATTCAAAAAGGCCATTGAATCCGTAAATATCACGGATTTCATGGCTACATTAAATCAGTTGTTTTTCAGGCCAAAGAACCTTTTTCCACTGTTTGATATCATTGACATGCTGGGGGAGATATGCCGGGTGCTTGTACGCATGGACTTATCTTTGGACCAGGAAGAGCTGCCGCTTGACTACTTATCCGGCCAGATTCACTACGCCATAGAAAACGCATTGTCCTTAGATTCCTTAAAGGCTGCCGTATCGGAACCTGTGTCCTACATATTTGAAAATATCCACAAGGCCGTCCAGGCTCAGAATACCCGCCCCATCCGTATGGTACTTAAATACATTGAAGAACATTATAAGGATCCGATCCGGCTGGAGGATGCAGCGCTATTAGTAACCTTAAATCCGGCCTACCTTTCCAATATCTTTAAAAAGGAGACCGGTGAGAATTTCGTGGACTATTTAAATTCATACCGGATCGGTCAGGCCAGAGAGCTCTTAAAGGGCTCTAATTTGTCCATCAATGAGATCGCATATTCCACAGGCTTTCAGGATGCCCGTTATTTCAGCAAGCTATTTAAAAAATACGTTGGCATCACGCCGAAAGATTACCGAAAAATATACAGTTGA
- a CDS encoding extracellular solute-binding protein, translating into MNKQILACILAAAMAAGALAGCGGTSQSGAAAGETTASKESDGGAESQGGEAKTGENITLTLWHIENDAKRQEVVKRCIERFEASHPNVKVEQVPMENDPYKTKLTTAMAAGQEPDIFISWGGGWLQSFVEEGKVLDIDEDVRKISDIYHESALSLFELEGKYWAVPFRAGAAPVYYNTEIYKELGLKVPETVEELEANCEVIKEHGIIPFAEGNSSQWPGALTFIWLSLREGGSQTFLDAYNRTGNATFEDESFIKAGQRIQDWVKKGYYPEGLNGINYDTGGSRMLFYSGQAAHIVQTNSFVSNCKSEKPDFYENNLGLFNYPVIEGGKGKADEILGGGNGYSISASCKNPKEAMELIKVLTDQEYAQDMSDTAGILTGIKGVEIKDSKLQQMEELLVHASYMQNFYDQFLPTELGNLHKQTTYDLFGLTTTPEQAAADMEALAQKDLVKK; encoded by the coding sequence ATGAACAAACAGATTCTTGCATGTATATTGGCGGCGGCTATGGCAGCAGGAGCCCTTGCAGGATGCGGCGGAACTTCCCAAAGCGGCGCAGCAGCGGGTGAAACGACAGCTTCAAAGGAATCCGATGGGGGAGCGGAGAGCCAGGGAGGGGAGGCAAAGACCGGGGAGAATATCACCCTTACCCTGTGGCATATTGAAAATGACGCCAAACGGCAGGAGGTAGTGAAACGTTGTATTGAAAGATTTGAGGCAAGCCATCCCAATGTGAAAGTGGAACAGGTGCCAATGGAGAACGACCCTTATAAGACCAAGCTTACCACCGCCATGGCAGCCGGACAGGAGCCGGATATATTCATCTCCTGGGGCGGCGGATGGCTCCAGTCCTTTGTGGAAGAGGGAAAGGTGCTTGATATTGATGAGGACGTGAGAAAAATCTCTGACATCTACCACGAATCAGCCCTGTCTCTTTTCGAGCTTGAGGGGAAATACTGGGCAGTGCCCTTCCGGGCAGGGGCGGCTCCTGTGTACTATAATACCGAGATTTATAAGGAGCTGGGACTTAAGGTTCCGGAGACGGTAGAAGAGCTTGAGGCCAATTGTGAAGTTATTAAGGAACATGGCATCATTCCCTTTGCTGAGGGCAATTCCAGCCAGTGGCCGGGTGCGCTTACCTTTATATGGCTGTCCCTTAGAGAGGGAGGCTCCCAGACATTCCTTGATGCCTATAACCGTACCGGCAATGCAACGTTTGAGGACGAGAGCTTTATTAAAGCCGGACAGAGGATCCAGGATTGGGTGAAGAAAGGATATTACCCCGAAGGCCTCAATGGTATCAATTATGATACCGGAGGATCCAGAATGCTGTTTTACAGCGGTCAGGCAGCTCACATTGTACAGACCAACAGTTTCGTCTCCAACTGTAAGTCTGAAAAACCGGATTTCTACGAAAATAATCTGGGGTTGTTCAATTACCCGGTAATAGAAGGCGGAAAAGGGAAGGCAGACGAGATCTTAGGAGGCGGAAACGGATATTCCATCTCAGCTTCCTGTAAAAATCCCAAAGAAGCCATGGAACTGATAAAAGTCCTGACAGATCAGGAATATGCCCAGGATATGTCTGATACCGCAGGCATCCTTACCGGAATAAAGGGTGTGGAAATCAAGGACAGCAAGCTGCAGCAGATGGAGGAGCTTCTGGTTCATGCCTCCTATATGCAGAACTTCTACGACCAGTTCCTGCCGACAGAGCTTGGAAACTTACATAAGCAGACCACCTACGACCTCTTTGGACTCACCACCACGCCAGAGCAGGCGGCCGCTGACATGGAAGCGCTGGCACAGAAGGATCTGGTTAAGAAATAA
- a CDS encoding carbohydrate ABC transporter permease yields MSKRNKHIGIITLFVLPALLFYGTFNVVGIVRTFIYSFMDWKGISANRTFAGFGNYIELFGDSLFWNAMMNNVILVIVSVAVQLPGALLLALLINQELKGTRFFRTVFFMPMLLSTVATGIMWILFYDPYFGLIASLMQKLGLKSIAFLEGRSSMPSILFVICWQFIPFYMIILKAGLTNIPTDIYEAARIDGANGKQCFWKITLPLLVPTLRSAAVLQLVGSLKYFDLFYVMMGGAPNRATELMATYMYKKGFTEFRMGYASAIAASMFILCFAIACLFLYITRDKEAA; encoded by the coding sequence ATGAGCAAACGAAATAAACATATTGGGATCATAACGCTGTTCGTGCTCCCGGCCCTGCTGTTTTACGGAACATTTAACGTAGTGGGAATCGTCAGGACATTCATCTACAGCTTTATGGACTGGAAGGGGATCAGCGCCAACAGGACTTTTGCAGGATTTGGGAATTACATCGAGCTGTTCGGAGATTCTTTGTTCTGGAATGCTATGATGAACAACGTAATCCTGGTCATTGTCTCCGTGGCTGTCCAGCTCCCCGGAGCCCTTCTCTTAGCCCTGCTGATCAATCAGGAGCTTAAGGGAACAAGGTTTTTCCGTACGGTGTTTTTTATGCCGATGCTTCTGTCCACGGTTGCAACCGGTATTATGTGGATTCTGTTTTATGATCCCTATTTTGGCCTGATAGCCAGTCTTATGCAGAAGTTGGGCTTAAAAAGCATTGCTTTTCTGGAAGGGAGATCATCCATGCCTTCCATTCTGTTCGTCATATGCTGGCAGTTCATTCCCTTCTATATGATTATATTAAAGGCGGGACTGACCAATATCCCGACGGACATTTACGAGGCGGCCAGGATCGACGGGGCAAATGGGAAGCAGTGTTTCTGGAAAATCACCCTTCCGCTGCTTGTACCGACCCTTCGCTCAGCAGCGGTTCTGCAGCTGGTGGGGTCTTTAAAATACTTTGACTTATTCTATGTCATGATGGGCGGCGCGCCCAACAGAGCAACAGAGCTGATGGCCACCTACATGTACAAGAAAGGGTTTACGGAATTCCGCATGGGATATGCCAGCGCCATTGCTGCCAGCATGTTCATTCTGTGTTTTGCCATAGCATGTTTGTTCCTTTATATTACGAGAGATAAGGAGGCGGCATAA
- a CDS encoding carbohydrate ABC transporter permease, which yields MGVLLKRKIKNAILYAISIVIALITGFPFVFLVINSFKGMGEYLTNIWRLPKEPFFGNYQLVLKPDFLRYFLNSVMVSGVSVFIIVVVSSMISFTFARLKYRGRNLLYFAIIAGMMIPVHTTLIPTFTLLSSIGLTDTLTGLVGPYVSYNIPIAVFILTQFFREIPKELEEAAIIDGCSIVGTFKNIILPLSGPAISTIVVYTFLNIWNEFINANVLINSTGKKTLPLGIREFYGMQSVNIPAVLTAILIGSLPVILLYFFAQEKVVNGLTQGAVKG from the coding sequence ATGGGCGTGTTGTTAAAAAGAAAAATAAAGAATGCCATTCTCTATGCAATCAGCATCGTTATTGCACTGATTACAGGATTTCCCTTTGTGTTTCTGGTCATCAACAGTTTTAAAGGCATGGGGGAATACTTAACCAATATCTGGAGACTGCCCAAAGAGCCGTTTTTCGGAAATTACCAGTTGGTTCTGAAACCGGATTTTCTCCGGTACTTCCTAAACAGCGTTATGGTGTCGGGAGTCAGTGTTTTCATCATTGTGGTCGTATCGTCCATGATTTCCTTCACCTTTGCGAGGCTTAAATACAGAGGGAGAAATCTGCTTTACTTTGCCATTATCGCAGGAATGATGATCCCGGTACATACGACACTGATCCCCACATTCACGCTTTTAAGCAGCATCGGTCTGACGGATACTTTAACCGGCCTGGTGGGGCCTTATGTCAGTTATAACATTCCCATTGCCGTTTTCATATTGACTCAGTTTTTCCGGGAGATACCAAAGGAGCTGGAGGAAGCGGCCATCATTGACGGCTGCAGCATTGTGGGAACCTTTAAGAATATCATACTTCCGCTGTCTGGTCCGGCTATCTCCACAATCGTGGTGTATACATTTTTGAACATCTGGAATGAATTCATTAATGCCAACGTGCTGATCAACAGCACAGGAAAGAAGACCCTGCCCTTAGGGATCCGGGAATTCTACGGCATGCAGTCTGTGAATATACCGGCAGTGCTTACCGCTATCCTGATCGGATCGCTTCCGGTCATCCTTTTGTACTTCTTTGCACAGGAAAAGGTAGTTAACGGACTGACCCAGGGAGCGGTTAAAGGCTGA
- a CDS encoding glycoside hydrolase family 3 C-terminal domain-containing protein, whose amino-acid sequence MYFEERARELVGQMTLEEKASQLRFDAPAVKRLGIPRYHWWNESLHGVARAGTATMFPQAIGMAAIFDEEMMKEIGTAAGMEARAKYNAYSALEDRDIYKGLTLWSPNVNIFRDPRWGRGHETYGEDPYLSGRLGVGFIQGIQGEGEYLLAAACAKHFAVHSGPEEQRHTFDARVSKKDLWETYLPAFEACVSEGKVEGVMGAYNRTNGEPCCGSKTLIQDILKEKWKFDGYFVSDCWAIKDFHENHHVTDTAAQSAAMALRNGCDINCGNTYLHILSSYEQGLVTEEEITEAAVHAMRTRIRLGLFDEDCPYNQIPYETVGCKKHRKLAIRAAEKSMVLLKNDGILPLDKKLKRVAVIGPNADSRWPLIANYHGTAPRYVTVLDGIENFLDEDTRIFYSEGCHTMKDRVERLALPGDRISEAVAAALEAGLAIVCVGLDERYEGEQQDLGNRFDETVSMADKPSLALPESQRRLLTALIETGVPLVVINMSGSAMDLAWLDQAECVKAILQAWYPGAEGGTAVARILFGETSPSGRLPVTFYRSEKELPPYEDYSMKNRTYRYMKEEALYPFGFGLSYSSFRYRDLECVPADGGSVSVSVKVRNEGPADGEEVVQVYVKNLDSSLAVRNHSLYAFARVSLAKGQERKVSFSLPGLAFCVVDQDGNRKLDGYRFDIYAGGSQPDSRSCLLMGAKPLKTRVEL is encoded by the coding sequence ATGTATTTTGAAGAGAGGGCCAGGGAGTTAGTCGGCCAGATGACCCTGGAAGAGAAGGCCTCCCAGCTAAGATTTGATGCCCCGGCAGTCAAAAGGCTGGGGATCCCCAGATACCACTGGTGGAATGAATCGCTTCACGGTGTGGCAAGGGCGGGGACTGCAACCATGTTTCCCCAGGCCATCGGTATGGCGGCCATATTTGACGAGGAGATGATGAAGGAGATCGGCACTGCGGCGGGCATGGAAGCAAGGGCAAAGTACAATGCTTATTCGGCCCTGGAAGACCGGGATATCTATAAAGGGCTGACCCTTTGGTCTCCCAATGTGAATATCTTCCGTGATCCCAGATGGGGAAGAGGTCATGAGACGTATGGAGAAGATCCATACCTTTCCGGCAGACTGGGCGTGGGATTCATACAGGGAATCCAGGGAGAGGGTGAATACTTACTGGCAGCAGCCTGTGCCAAGCACTTTGCGGTACACAGCGGACCGGAGGAACAGCGCCATACCTTTGATGCCAGAGTCAGCAAAAAGGATCTGTGGGAAACCTATCTGCCGGCCTTTGAAGCCTGCGTCTCCGAGGGTAAGGTGGAAGGGGTTATGGGAGCGTATAACAGGACCAACGGAGAGCCATGCTGCGGCAGCAAAACTCTGATACAGGATATTCTGAAAGAGAAGTGGAAGTTTGACGGATATTTTGTGTCGGATTGCTGGGCCATCAAGGATTTCCATGAAAACCATCATGTGACGGATACTGCCGCCCAGTCCGCGGCCATGGCCCTGAGAAATGGCTGCGACATCAACTGCGGAAATACTTACCTGCATATTTTAAGTTCCTATGAACAGGGCCTGGTGACAGAGGAGGAGATTACAGAGGCAGCGGTCCATGCAATGCGCACCAGAATACGTCTGGGACTGTTTGATGAGGACTGCCCCTACAACCAGATTCCTTATGAGACGGTGGGATGCAAAAAACATAGAAAGCTGGCCATCCGCGCAGCGGAAAAATCCATGGTTCTCTTAAAGAACGACGGGATTCTACCACTTGATAAGAAGCTTAAGAGGGTGGCTGTCATCGGGCCAAATGCGGACAGCCGCTGGCCGCTCATCGCCAATTACCACGGCACAGCACCCCGTTATGTAACGGTACTGGATGGGATAGAAAATTTTCTTGATGAGGATACTAGAATCTTTTACTCGGAAGGCTGCCATACCATGAAGGACCGTGTAGAACGGCTGGCACTGCCGGGAGACCGCATAAGCGAGGCGGTGGCTGCAGCTCTTGAAGCAGGGCTGGCCATTGTATGCGTGGGACTGGATGAGCGGTATGAGGGGGAACAGCAGGATCTGGGTAACCGTTTTGATGAGACGGTCAGTATGGCGGATAAGCCCTCACTGGCTCTTCCTGAATCCCAGCGCCGCCTGCTGACGGCACTCATAGAGACTGGTGTACCGCTGGTGGTGATAAATATGTCTGGAAGCGCAATGGACTTAGCGTGGCTGGACCAGGCGGAATGTGTGAAGGCAATCCTGCAGGCGTGGTATCCCGGTGCTGAAGGCGGAACGGCCGTAGCCAGAATCCTATTTGGGGAGACCAGCCCATCAGGCAGGCTTCCAGTCACCTTTTATCGGTCTGAGAAGGAGCTTCCTCCCTATGAGGACTACAGCATGAAAAACCGGACCTACCGGTATATGAAAGAAGAAGCCCTTTATCCCTTTGGATTCGGCCTTTCCTATTCCAGCTTCCGGTACAGGGATTTAGAGTGCGTCCCTGCAGATGGCGGCAGTGTGTCCGTATCCGTGAAGGTCAGGAATGAAGGGCCGGCAGATGGCGAGGAGGTGGTTCAGGTGTATGTGAAGAACCTGGATTCTTCTCTAGCAGTGAGGAACCATTCTCTGTATGCCTTTGCCAGGGTGAGTCTTGCAAAGGGACAGGAGAGGAAGGTAAGCTTTTCTCTTCCAGGTCTTGCTTTCTGCGTGGTGGACCAGGACGGGAACCGTAAGCTGGATGGATACCGGTTTGATATATATGCAGGCGGAAGCCAGCCTGACAGTAGGAGCTGTCTGCTTATGGGGGCTAAACCTTTAAAAACCCGGGTGGAGTTATAA
- a CDS encoding glycoside hydrolase family 5 protein, producing MDLLQVRNGVIVGESGNPVYLRGTCVGGWMNMEDFINGYPGTESGMKREMAKALGAGKAELFFETILDNFLAEEDIRLIRETGANCIRIPLSYRHFEDDQNPFIYKEEGFKRLDAVLDACERQRVYVILDMHALSGWQNCHWHSDNERGAALLWSFRHFQERIIALWEVIAQRYKGRSAVAGYDLMNEPSTGTPTGEHAYDFYEFYQSDWKAINKLYREIADAVRRIDKKHILFLEGDNYSRNFEGLEKPFEDNLVYSSHNYIPPGYGPGTYPGYYGGVYWDKNKQRAEFLNHQGTQFALKHHVPLWVGEFGSQYHGFLEELPYRLASMEDQLDIYNTYGVHWTTWTYKDPGIMGWVFLDPESEYMKIIQPVQEQKRILGAENFVADYAGAAEGRKKSRALADYILDVMGETRIDKASNAFVMNYGVLNGYAGAMLQPAYARRFAGYSEDDLERIAGGFKLENCVKNQPYLNLLKHMLH from the coding sequence ATGGATTTATTACAGGTAAGAAATGGTGTAATCGTGGGTGAATCTGGAAATCCTGTATACCTTCGCGGAACCTGCGTGGGGGGCTGGATGAACATGGAGGATTTTATCAACGGATATCCGGGTACTGAGAGCGGGATGAAAAGAGAGATGGCCAAGGCACTTGGTGCAGGAAAGGCAGAATTGTTCTTTGAGACCATCCTTGACAATTTTCTGGCTGAGGAGGATATCCGGCTGATCCGGGAAACCGGGGCCAACTGCATCCGAATTCCTTTGAGTTACCGGCATTTTGAGGATGACCAGAATCCCTTTATATATAAGGAAGAGGGATTTAAACGGCTGGATGCCGTACTGGATGCCTGCGAACGCCAGAGGGTCTACGTAATCCTGGATATGCATGCTTTGTCCGGCTGGCAGAACTGCCACTGGCACAGTGATAACGAACGGGGAGCGGCTCTTCTCTGGAGCTTCCGCCATTTTCAGGAACGGATCATTGCGCTTTGGGAAGTGATTGCACAAAGGTATAAGGGCAGAAGTGCGGTGGCAGGCTACGACCTGATGAATGAGCCATCCACAGGAACGCCCACCGGCGAACATGCCTATGACTTTTACGAGTTCTATCAGTCGGACTGGAAGGCAATCAACAAACTGTACCGGGAGATAGCAGATGCGGTTCGTAGAATTGATAAAAAGCACATCCTGTTTCTGGAGGGGGATAATTATTCCAGGAATTTTGAAGGGCTTGAGAAGCCTTTTGAGGATAATCTGGTATACAGCAGCCATAACTATATACCTCCGGGATATGGGCCGGGGACGTACCCGGGATATTATGGCGGGGTGTACTGGGATAAGAATAAGCAGAGGGCTGAGTTCCTTAACCACCAGGGGACACAGTTTGCCTTAAAACACCATGTACCTCTGTGGGTAGGGGAGTTCGGTTCTCAGTATCATGGTTTTTTGGAGGAGCTTCCATACCGCCTGGCATCTATGGAGGATCAGCTGGATATTTACAACACGTATGGAGTCCACTGGACCACCTGGACCTATAAGGATCCGGGGATTATGGGATGGGTATTCTTAGATCCGGAAAGCGAATATATGAAGATTATCCAGCCGGTCCAGGAACAAAAACGCATCCTGGGAGCTGAGAATTTTGTCGCAGATTATGCAGGGGCGGCGGAGGGCAGAAAGAAATCCCGCGCGCTTGCCGATTATATCCTGGATGTGATGGGAGAAACCAGGATTGACAAAGCTTCCAATGCGTTTGTGATGAATTACGGGGTGCTTAACGGCTATGCGGGCGCTATGCTGCAGCCGGCTTACGCCAGGCGTTTTGCCGGATACAGTGAGGATGACTTAGAGCGTATTGCCGGAGGCTTCAAGCTGGAAAACTGCGTTAAGAACCAGCCTTATCTGAATCTTCTGAAACATATGCTGCATTGA